One window from the genome of Dermacentor silvarum isolate Dsil-2018 chromosome 5, BIME_Dsil_1.4, whole genome shotgun sequence encodes:
- the LOC119452845 gene encoding uncharacterized protein LOC119452845, with protein sequence MIALDTTRIIDGSCDCPAGKLACNHMIAVLRTVVLLQSKGFSEAPDQLSCTDLPQQWRIPRRSAIRGCPLQSVDWRKVKEGGTSAPKFALPKERRVRRRNRQEQEEAKQKFAQELLSFDPDNDFAKALLLTDEGETVQSRFGLVSSLAPQSYQQSLLPHGFTVFLSGLQPANEEDPWESIPTLTFFESSTAWNPPAHLGTNSVVQEICMTPVAAEALEKDSRQQAKSATWHQERRLRVTSSNFGVVLNRKEWTVKGLQNLTAARDLSRVAAVNYGIKMEPLAAQRYEDALRRLGHAPTVSTCGLLVNPAFPWLGASPDRIVYDPTEQSYGVVEIKCPYSLRDHKASALLNTDFCCIIRDGVPELKRDHQYYHQLLGQMGVSQLRWGDFVVYGGDFLLIERIRFNENEWKSAREVLDNFYMDTLLPYLSSTVI encoded by the exons ATGATAGCATTGGACACGACACGCATCATCGATGGAAGCTGCGACTGCCCGGCAGGAAAGCTCGCCTGCAACCACATGATCGCTGTTTTGAGGACTGTCGTGCTCCTACAGTCAAAGGGTTTCTCCGAGGCGCCGGACCAGCTCTCGTGCACGGATTTACCTCAGCAATGGAGGATTCCCCGCAGAAGCGCGATCAGAGGATGCCCGCTTCAATCCGTGGACTGGCGCAAAGTGAAAGAAGGCGGGACTAGTGCGCCAAAGTTTGCCTTGCCGAAAGAGCGCCGTGTACGCCGTAGAAATCGGCAGGAGCAAGAAGAGGCGAAGCAAAAGTTTGCTCAAGAGCTGCTTTCGTTTGACCCCGATAATGACTTCGCGAAAGCGCTCCTCCTAACCGACGAAGGCGAGACCGTGCAGTCCAGGTTCGGGCTGGTGTCCTCATTGGCGCCACAGAGCTACCAGCAGTCCCTGCTGCCACACGGTTTCACCgtttttctttctggcttacaaCCAGCAAACGAAGAAGATCCTTGGGAAAGCATCCCGACTCTGACTTTCTTCGAAAGCAGCACAGCCTGGAATCCTCCAGCACACCTTGGGACAAACAGTGTTGTGCAG GAGATATGTATGACACCAGTGGCAGCTGAAGCACTTGAAAAGGACAGCCGCCAGCAGGCAAAAAGTGCAACATGGCATCAGGAACGCCGGCTTCGTGTCACCTCCTCCAACTTTGGTGTGGTCCTGAATAGGAAGGAGTGGACAGTAAAGGGCCTGCAAAACCTCACAGCTGCCAGAGACCTTTCTAGAGTTGCTGCAGTCAA TTACGGCATCAAGATGGAACCGCTAGCTGCTCAACGCTACGAGGATGCTCTACGCCGTCTGGGCCACGCTCCTACAGTTAGTACCTGTGGATTGCTGGTTAACCCAGCCTTTCCTTGGTTGGGTGCGTCGCCCGACAGGATTGTGTACGACCCCACAGAACAATCCTATGGTGTAGTAGAGATCAAGTGTCCCTACTCTCTACGTGACCACAAGGCGTCTGCCCTTCTAAACACTGATTTCTGTTGCATAATCAGGGATGGTGTACCAGAGCTTAAGAGGGACCACCAGTATTATCATCAACTTCTTGGGCAGATGGGTGTATCACAGTTGCGCTGGGGTGACTTTGTGGTATATGGAGGAGATTTTCTTTTGATCGAACGAATAAGATTTAATGAGAATGAATGGAAAAGTGCCAGAGAGGTGCTCGACAACTTTTACATGGACACACTGCTGCCATATCTGTCAAGCACTGTAATCTGA